The genomic interval GTAACATCATACTTCTTGGTCCAACTGGCTCAGGTAGGGTACGCTCTCCACTGTGACTTTCCGCCTCGTCGCATTTCACAGATTTATGACCGCAAAGCGGACGAGCCTCTTCTATAGAAGGTCATTGGATGACATTTTAGCTTcaaaatttgcaaaaaaaaaaaaaaaaaaaacctttatttttctttctgcTACATTATCTTCAGATGCATAACAACGTTGCATGGGTTTAAACGAAACAATCGAGTCtaaaaatgttataaaaatatgaaaaatatacagtggggcaaataagaatttagtcaaccaccaattctgcaagttcttttacttgaaaagattagataggcctgtaattgtcaacatgggtaaacctcaaccacgagagacagaatgtggaaaaaaaataacaaaatcttactgtttgatttttaaagaatttatttccaaattagagtggaaaataagtatttggtcacctacaaacagatttctggctgtcaaagaggtctagcttcttctaacgaggtctaacgaggctatactcgttacctgtattaatggtaacctcattatcggtataaaagacacctgtccacaatctcattcagtcacactccaaactccactatggccaaggccaaagagctgtcaaaggacaccagagacaaaattgtagacctgcaccaggctgggaagactgaatctgcaataggtaaaacgcttggtgtaaagaaatcaactgtgggagcaattattaataaatgaaagacgtacaagaccactgatgatctcaagagattttgattgaaaatcttcttccatcagcaagggcattgaagatgagacgtggctgggtctttcagcatgacaatgatcccaaacacacagccagggcaacaaaggagtggctacgtaagaagcatttcaaggtcctggagtggcctagccagtctccagatctcaacaccatagaaaatctgtggcgggagttgaaagtccgtgttgcccaaagacagccccaaaacatcactgctctagaggagatctgcatggaggaatgggccaaaataccagcaacagtgtgtgaaaagcttgtgaaaagttacagaaaacgtttggcctccgttattggcaacaaagggtacataacaaagtattgagatgaacttttggtattgaccaaatacttattttccaccatgatttgcaaataaattctttaaaaatcaaacaatgtgattttctgtttttttttttttttttttcacattctgtctcatggttgaggtttacccatgttgacatttacaggcctctctaatattttcaagtaggagaacttacacaattggttgactaaatacttatttgccccactgtaagcaaGTACAAAAATTGTTTGACCCATTCGTTTGGAAAACTGCATGATTTCAAAAGATCAGCGTATCATGTCATTCGTTGCTTTCTGCTACCacgataaaaaacaaaaatacactaaCAGTATTGCATGCAAGTTATGAGAAATGTTTTCCACCACtcgtattttatatatttttgaaagTAATGTTCTCACTGTAATAGGAGAGGGCAATGAAACAATACAGATTTGAGACTTGACTCGGTAGGGAGGTGGGATAGTAGACAAATTGCATTTTAGGGAGTTATCAAGACtatttacaaaatattttcaaacgtACTTTTCTGTTTTTGAAAGTTTTCTTCTCAGGACAAGTTGATTGACTTCAATTAACTCAAACTACATGTTTGACTATTttttatgtagattatttagtaTTTAGAGAGTGTGACTCAAAATCTCCAACACTGGATTGACCCAAAAACTAACAATTCTGTTGTATTCATATACTCTCACAGGAAAAACTTTGTTGGCACAGACGCTGGCTCGCTGTTTGGATGTTCCTTTCGCAATTTGCGACTGCACCACACTAACTCAGGCCGGTTATGTTGGAGAAGACATAGAGTCGGTCATTGCGAAACTGCTGCAGGACGCTAACTACTCAGTCGAAAAAGCACAGCAAGGTACTCGGGCTGGGAAAAATGTGTGACAGGAaataaaatggattgaatggcTGTCTTTAATTGCAGGTATTGTGTTTCTGGATGAGGTGGACAAGATTGGCAGCGTGCCTGGCATCCATCAACTAAGGGATGTGGGAGGAGAAGGAGTTCAGCAGGTCAGAATTTAAGGACGAtttgttaactcattgtttGGCGTTgagggtgatagacgtccaatccattttgattgcctGGCAGCGATTACTcggtccagtcaaaatggattggatgtccatcaCTATCAATACCAACCAATGAGTTATGAATAAAGTCTCACCTCATAAAATTTCATTTCTGTTGAAACTAGAGATTGACTGATTACTGGCCGGGCCGATTATTGCCgctgatatttggaaatttgacgtatatcagtatctgccttgtttttttgtttttttttaaactgggtTAGTTCGGCTCAGATGCAGCCAGTCCTCCCTCTCCTGCACTATTATTCACCCCGTCCTTTGATttgttaaatggtaaatggagttgcACGTGTATTgagcctttccacctttttaaggccctcaaagcgcttcacactatatcctcatctacctacttgtgacgcagcaccaggagcaacatctTTGGGTTCAGGAACGTCTACTCTGCCACCGAaccattcaataaacatgctttaggtaTTTCAATGcaattcagtgtttgcattatttgatTTTCTCACGCCAATTTTTATCACCTTTACcgcaaatgaatatcggcttCAAAAATCTGTTATCGGCCCCTCCAACTACGAGTAATCCGTATCAGTCCTGAAAAAAAACGTATCTGTCAATCACTAGTTGAAACATGATTATGATTAAACTCACCTCAGAAACATATGATGAAACAAGATCATTAACTGCCATTTATTAACTGCCAGCAAGTTTTTGATGACCTGTTCTCGTCTTTCCATTAGGGGTTACTCAAACTTTTAGAGGGCACAATTGTCAACGTTCCGGAGAAAAACTCCAGGAAGTTGAGAGGAGAGACGGTTCAAGTCGACACAACAAACATCCTGTTTGTGGCCTCGGGTGCATTCAATGGACTTGACAGAATCATTAGCAGAAGAAAGAATGAGAAggtacttttattttttcactgtttacaatttaaagttttttttttccggtctTCTTTTTTGCGCTTCCGCTTACATTCTTGTCATTCCCTGTAGTATCTAGGCTTCGGAACTCCGTCCAATTTGGGAAAAGGGCGCCGTGCGGCAGCTGCGGCCGACCTTGCCAACACCAGCGGCGAAACCGACACTGTGGCCGAGATTGAAGAGAAGGACAGGCTGCTGAAGCACGTGGAGGCACGAGACCTGATCGAATTTGGAATGATCCCGGAGTTCGTGGGCCGTCTTCCTGTTGTGGTTCCTCTCCACAGTCTGGATGAAGAAACACTCGTCCGTATCTTGACAGAGCCACGCAATGCCGTGGTGCCACAGTACCAGGCTCTGTTCAGCATGGATAAAGTaagtgttgccctctgctggtttcaAAGCTATTTTGCAGTCAAATAAACAGCTTTGACATGATTTGGATCTTGCAGTGTGAACTCAACGTGACTCAAGATGCCTTGAAGGCCATCGCCCGCATGGCTCTGGAAAGAAAAACTGGAGCTCGTGGGCTCAGATCAATCATGGTGTGTCATTTTTGCAATTTTTCTGTTAGATTTTGTCTTACATTTTCTTGTCAGTGCGATTTTTCAAAATAGAGAAAAACAAAGAGTTAAGGTTTATATACTATGATTTTTTTGGACAAatcaaaattaaatatgttcTTTTCAATGATCTTAATGGTTAGGGAACGTAAATTAATAATTCATTGACGTTACCATTAAACCATTTTGTAACCTATTGTGAAAAATCCCATTAAAAGTGAAGCCCTTGAAATTTGGAAATTAATTGCCTCTTACCTCATACTGATGTGACACTCAACGTTATAGACGATTTAGAATTGTTATTGGATAATTCTAATCATTTCAATATTGATATTACTCAAGACCGTTCTCCGGCGGCAGGTTTTACAAACAACCACGTTTTCCACTAGTCGTAAGCTATATATAAGCACTAGTAGGTGTAGGAATCTGTAATATGTTGCTAATGTAGCGAGTAGTACTTTTGTAGCCTTTTTGTCTCACCCTCTGACTGTATAATAAATTCCATCACACAGAAAGTAATGATGGTTTTTGGATACACTACTCTGTCCACACTCTGCTAACGTAGTGAGTATTACTTTGGTCGCATAACTTGTTTTACGTCACCACccgattgaataataaatgagATCATTCTAGCGTCTAGAGAGGATGAATGACTGTAAATGAcgttatgaaaataaaaaaacatttcagcaTGTCCAGTGCCAGACTACGGACaataacatatttaaaaatgtgCTTGTCCTTTATCATTTGAGGATTATATAGGCTGTAGATCACACAAAAATATTGAAAGAAAGATTGTGGATGCTTGACTTGTTTTGAGATAGATAAATCTGCTCCGTTTAGTGTATACAAGTGTTTTGATAAATTTTATGAAAAATGGCTGTCCCGGAGTTGTGGAATTATTTTAAAAGTCCTGGCAGTCTAAAGGCTTTACAGTACCGACAAAATATCAATGAAGTGAGTTCAGCCCTTCCTCATAACATTTTTCAAACAATCAAGTTTGCCCCATTTGGAAATAAAAAGGGTTTCAACAAATATAGCCATTCAAAATTAAAGTGATAGGAAATCATTGCAGGAAAAATAAGGGCTTGTTTtatcacttggcaaaaaaacaatataagtGAGCAACCTTTGATATTAggttaaaaacaaagaatatacaCATATCACAGATGTAAAGCGGAGTGGGAAGATGGTGACTCCAAGTGGATACCAATAGTACCTACATCTCAagcgtgtattttgttttataaTGCAAAATCAGTTTTTAGCTGCTTACTTGAATTTCATTGTCCACATTAGGAAAAGCTTCTTTTGGAGCCAATGTTTGAGGTGCCTCACTCTGACATTATGGCTGTCGAGTTGAACAAAGAGGTCGTCCAGGGGAAGGTGCAACCCAGATACATCAGGTCAGAGCCTCTTTTCTTGCCATCGTCACTTTCTATACGTTATTCATGTTTCAGCAGAAGTTAATGTTTCTTCTGTGAGGGATTTTTATTAACTCATTACCTGTCATAGatattcaatccattttgactgggagaggttggcagcgaatgatcactACTCCTAGTCAAAAAggtttggacatctatcgccatcaatggcaggtaGTGAGTTGAAATGCAACAAAATGTAGCCACATTGCTGGCTGATAATGTTTTTGCTTCTTTAATTCTTTGTTGCTTTGTGTGTTTGGCGACCATCTCCCACATTTTTTATATTGAGATCACACCCTTCAAACtcaaaattgaccaaaaatgCACCTGGCACAGGCTTGTATTCTCACTAGCCAAAAAACTTTACCTAGATCTCGCTGTTTGGAGGTTGAAGGCCTCCCTCGCTTTGTTGTTCTTCTGCTTGTTCTCATTGTTTAGGACACAAACTAAAATTGTGACTCCTCTGTTTTTTGTGGACAAATCAGATTGAAATGTGGTAGGGATATATACTCACCATCAATCCTCCTAGCctgattttaatttaaatttttcagaGTTTAATAACTTGCTTAATTCATTGTGgccttattgttgcctgtaggttccGATTAGAGGGAATGCACGCTCTCCGGGTGTGCTTCTCGTGTCTCTGGGCTGATGATACATTTAGGTGGTCGTAGTTCATTTTGAAGTTGTTTGACAAAATCAACCTCAGTCTTTTCCAATGGCACGCTCGACCGAACACGGTGACATTGCTCTTTCATTTAACATCGCCATTGCCATTGCCACATAAACGATTCCATGGACTCCCAATTGATTTTCATCTCGCTCCCACAAAAATATCTTTTGGtggtcattattattattttttttttaaccaaagacTCTGTAGGAAATAACCTGGAAATGCTACCGGACCAATGGGATGTGACCTGTAGtttccacaaaatcaacagagcGTGGTCCGTATatgcctaaaatcaacagaaagcatgggcgtaggtttgttctcaacattggtagggatgctattatagcataacctgcatgtagactTTTTTCTGGGGATAAGACCAAACCGATTGGGTACAtttcagaaaaatagctggttattgcataaaaatgataaaagttaaaattattttcattgggagaaagtcatttttcaaaatgcttgcttcatataaaggaaatttagaatggttttgcttttgtttttttgggggggaggttAAAATGTGCATAGGCtgcgaatatatatatatatatacacacacacacacacagtgaaaGGAGGAAAAAGTGACTGGTGTACACCGGCAGTGAAGGGAGGAGAGACAGTAACTCATGCGCGCGTCACTTTTCTTAAAGGGCCAGTGTAGTATCAATTAAACCAAAGCACAAACAAGCAATGGGGCTTTCCtacaataacactattaattaaatagataataaccaaataaccctctctgggttcttcacagaaaaaaagccaggaaataaataacactattgggggggaggataaatcaaaatgctctctggtattgttcagggggccggaccaaatgtggaggcgggctgtagtttggggacccctggttcaacaagttaaacgatgattgacagattgctgcccggcttctttggCTAGATCAatgccatcgttaactttaataagcaagtgccacagtgactgagagctgggaaagggggtgagagaggctgtgcgagcgaatgaagcagaacaaaggtttgtggattgggggaaaaaaaaacaaaaaactatcgcacgtccttgcgatgggactatcgcgcatgcgcatATCGCGATggtgatgtttaaacgatatatcgttcaggcttaactagaggtgtgcaaaatttccgattcttagattactcgcgatttggccgtggaagattcgagaacgattcataatcatccaaattccgattattgaaatatgccaagtaaagcggaagtacaacacactcagcgtgccgcacggtcttcgggacaatgaggaacggagcgagagtagctaaacatcatgcttctcattacccggcccctcgggtaatgccaatgctcaactcacggctctagctcaactcatgccacgagataaaaaaaaaacacaacatacctgactgctgccgaaaagctgctacaaagtacatccacataatgttacggtagatataatttatataggactagatgcaatttagagtcggtagcgttagcagcacatctacaaaaagctagatgcgggcgtagtaaacggccgccatcttaaagcagtacacttccttgcaaggctgttgtagcgaaccttccaagcaaacctaattaactttttatttaaaatactcctaaatcggtaaaatattgacttgaatctatctttaaaatagttttaaaactttcacatgtcgaaagtagacaaaagggaattatggaataacgggagcaattttaacaactttaacggttgattcacaacattaaattaattgaatgtagtttaaagctgctgatatagaatggggactggagttttttatttactgttatttttgtatatttttttactgcaaatgttaacttgatactgaaatagtagtttggtttagcctgagtatttttgaacaattttggaactaatgcacaaaacattaaaaaaaaaaaaaaaaaaaaaaaaaaggggggggaggaggggggtgcatcaataatccttttataatcgaatcggagcctctgattcGTTATCGAAtttttaggtgcccaaagattcccagctctaggcttaacaggaagtgacttgaaaaagccccaaaatcaactgaacaTGACTTAGAATTTGCTTCATATCCCTTCATTTGACATCATTCTACGTGCTTGCATTACACTAACAAACGTAAAAGCATTCCTACAATATTTCTACTTTGCGAGCTATACATATCAGTCATTTGCTTTTATTGACGGCGGTGATGTCAACCTAAACGGTGTCTCCATATGTTGCAGGGCTCCGGCCAAAGAACAGACAGACGACGACTACGATTCCGGCATGGAGGAGGAAAACTGGCCTCGCCAGGCGGATGCTGCAAACATCTGAAACGTGTCATCATTTCACATAATGACTGTTCGATACCAACTCCGAGGGTTTGTTTGACAGAAACCCCAGAAACGATCTATGAACATTTTAATAGGGTTAATGAAGGTTGTGAGCGACCATGTTGTCATCATGAACAAGTAGTGTCACAACCtcgggttgtgtgtgtgtgtgcgcgtgtgtccGTATgcgttagtgtgtctagcagcaCACTCGTAGGTCGGACCTATATACAATTATTTCAATCTCTGGTGATTGTTAACATTTTATCTATAAtaagataatacattttttttattcgtgAGAGCATTTCTAGCAAGTTGACATTTGTTTTCTTCTCTGGCCACGACCAAGAGAAGCAATAAGAAGCATGGCGAGGGGGCATGTCAAGTAATGCCTTATACCAGGAGGGCATAATATTATATGAGCGCATCAATATTTTGATGTTTCCTCTTTACCACCATTGTACTAATGGTGTCCACGTAGTACTGTTGGGCTGTAAATTTGACCAATTTAACAAGGACAACAAGTAGTAAAGCATGAGCAGTTCAACAAATGATCGGGGGCATCAATGGTTATCCATGTTTGGTTTTCGGACCGCTTTTAAggaattatactgtatatacatacgtGTACATGTGTTCATCACCCAGAGGGTTGTTCAGCCAACAGGGTTTAAGTAAATGAAAATCATCATTTAAAGTTTTGTGTTTATCACTCTTATCATCTGGATTGTCCATCACATAATCTCAAAAAACACTTTCTCTCACCTACCTTTTAGTGACGTCATATTCTGTTACTATCGAGTGCTCTCCGACTGAACTGCTTGTACTCCTGGAATATGTTCGACTGATTAAACTAGAACTGATCTCCCTTGTTTTTAAgattcctttttccttttaagacATCTGTCTGTTACAAAGAACCGTTGTGAACCCACCTTCACATACAATGtaatttttgaaattataaataaaatgtatatctGTATAGGCTTTAACCAGTTGTATTTACTTGGCAGCACATTGAGGCTAATTGGACATGTTTTGACtgaagtgaaagtttctgaggtgagagtGCATTCATCATGCATTGGCTGACtccaaatccattttaatttgGAAGGGTTGACAGTAATTGATGTGAAGATAATTTCCGAGGTGAGAGTTTATTCATAATGCATCGGCTTCCATTGACGGGAAtagacgtcccatccatttaaactgagagGCTGGTCGCGTATGATCGCCGCCAGACCCTctccccgtcaatggcaataaatgacttaaaggtACAAATTGTCGAGGTGAACACGTAAGCCTGTGGTTCTGCCAATGGTACAAAGACGAGTGCCGCAGACATAATAAGATTGTGCTCCACTTGTGTCTGCACCTTTATGTAATCTGCTAATCTTTGGAAAGTGATGGCCTCATCTTTTCTCGTCTAATCCGTCTCCACGTCAGcattaaaatgagaaaagtcctactttaaaatgattttgaacTAAAATACAATTCCTGTAATTACAGCTCTGTCAcagtttttaattaaatttggggTGTCAAATCCAAACTTGATCTGACTTTTTCCTCTAACTACATATTTGAACAATAGCAGGGGTGTCTGAACTTTTTTCATTCCTCCGTGGGCTGCTTTCAAAGGGTGCGAGGGCTAACTTGAAGTCCATCGACTTTAATTTGTTGAGGATAGGAATCTggtaataaaatgtttttaagtgttatctcattggctgacattgatggcgataggcgtccaatccattttgactgggagccaAAATGGATTCGAAGTCAATTGCCATCAACGGTAGCGAAACATCACTCAAAGCCAGCCTTCGCAGTTGAAATAGATTTGATGTCTACAATTgtaaatggcagtgaatgagtgaaGGGGCTACAAGCAACAAAACAATCAAGTGgtataaaatggtaaatggagaatACTTATATcgcgcatttatctacattgttaaAATGCCCAAAgccctttacattagcacacatttatcaTTTCACGTACTAACCCAAACCCACCAATCAACTGCGCTACGTGTAAATATGTAtatttgtgtatatatacagtggggcaaataagtatttagtcaaccactaattgtgcaagttctcccacttgaaaatattagagaggcctgtaattgtcaacattggtaaacctcaaccatgagagaatgtggaaaaaacaaaagcaaaaacaaaaccacattgtttgattttaaagaatttatttgcaaatcatggtggaaaataagtatttggtcagtaccaaaagttcatttcattaCTTTGttctgtaccctttgttggcaataacggaggccaaacgttttctgtaacttttcacacactggcgCTGGTATttcgacccattcctccatgcagatctcctctagagcagtgatgttttggggctgtcgttgggcaacacggactttcaactccctccacagattttctatggggttgagttctggagattggctaggccactccaggaccttgaaatgcttcttacgaagccactcctttgttgccatggctgtgtgtttgggatcattgtcatgctgaaagacccagccacgtctcatcttcaatgcccttgctgatggaaggagattttcactcaaaatctctcgatacatggcctcatttattttcttgacacagatcagtcgtcctggtccctttgcagaaaaaaagcctcaaagcatgatgtttccatccccatgcttcacagtgggtatggtgttcttgggatgcaattcagtattctttctcctccaaacacaagaacctgtgtttctaccaaaaagttctattttggtttcatctgaccataacacattctcccagtcctcttctggatcatccaaatgctctctagcgaaacacagacgggcctggacgtgtactggcttcagcagggggacacgtctggcagtgcaggatttgagtccctggcggcgcattgtgttactgatagtagcctttgttactgtggtcccagctctctgtaggtgattcactaggtccccctgtgctgTTCCGGGATTTTTACTCACCATTATTAtcatgcatggagccccagattgagggagattatcagtggtcttgtatgtcttccattttctaataattgctcccacagttgaattctttacaccaagtgttttacctattgaatattcagtcttcccagcctggtgcaggtctacaattttgtctctagtgtccgTCGACACctctttagtcttggccatagtggagtttggagtgtgactgactgaggttgtgggcaggtgccttttataccgataatgagttaaaacaggtgccattaatacaggtaacgagtggagcctcgttagacctcgtttagaagaagttagacctctttgacagccagaaatcttgcttgtttgtaggtgactaaatatttattttccactgtaatttggaaagaaaatctttaaaaataaaacaatgtaattttgtggggtttttttccatattctgtctctcatggttgaggtttacccatgttgacaattacaggcttctctaatcttttcaagtaggagaacttgcacaattggtggttgactaaatacttattttccccactgtagctgTGGAGAAAAACATTAGGATGCCGCACAGAAATTTGTCAAaaggggattttttccccccttacaTTATTCCCTAGTGTAATTAAggtataaatatttttgaactTCCTGGTTGGGGTTACAATTGTGTGGTATTATTGGTAAACAAGGTCTGAGTTAATGCGGCTTAATAAGCTTTAAACCACGTGGCCACACTTGTGTTCGTCATTCACTCCATTCAAACATGCGTCCATTCATTCCCTTCTCACCTGAGGACAAACAACTAACAGAGGTAAGTTCTGACCATGACAACAAAATTCTGTGCTCGGAACCAGAATCTTCATAGTTTTCGACCAACAacggtgcttttttttttttttttttaaatagacatAGAGATGATGAACACTCTTGAAGACGTCCCATTTGGGACACCGCTGGGGTCACTGGGACAGGACATATACTTGATGACACCGCCGGACATTTCGGTGCCAGACTGTCCTCAGATTATGCGGGAAACTCAAGTGagcaaattcattttttaaaatcttattttattgaatTAAACAAACACCCTGTATAACATAACATATTCTAGATTGTAAAACTGGCCAGTGAGGGTGAGTTTGTACTGTGTTGTTGTGGTAGGCCGGCTATTCCGTTGTCAGTTCAAAGTTCGCTGATCAGAGGTAggtggagtagccaaaaattttactcaagtaagaggagcgttacttctaaataatattacttctataaaagtagtcatccagaaATTTcctaaagtacaagtaaaaaagtattcgttcaaaagaatactcaagtcatgagtaactttgtgagtaactgcttactatgtctccttttttaaaaaatggtatatttttttctcagcacaacttcctctatatgaactgttattattatactgtacatgaccatattaggccaaaaagacgCCACAAGAAtcatcaaattcagaccagaacaacactatcaaacatcacccgtccaaagagcatgagtgcctgctagtggaaaaacatttttacctctgattggtataaatgtgtcatgtggttattgttctgacgtctcattggtgaaactgagacagccactgtcggcatctctggcaaaaataaagtcaatatgaagAACCTCCATAACGTACGTGGGATAAAattgataaataataaatattatcggAAACGgaatacgctacacaagcactttattatgtttgttgttaacacttgtgtatgtaaatctgatgttggtagattgttttctttttggagataaaatgcatgttcggcagcttagcatttttttcttttacatagcgtttcgacagttgccatcatattttcggaatcaaataaccgtgtaccggaacagcattctagcctgaatcttataccagaacagcattccagcccagaatcttataccagaactgcgttcggccctgaatcttataccggaactgcgttactgaccgttctggcccactttcacccctgattaaaagtaaaaagtattgtgtggtaaacTACCTCGAAGGAgtaatttttctctcaaaaagttactcaagtaaatgtaatggagcaaAAGTAACAcgctactacccacctctgccgctGATCTATATTTTCTCCATTTGTTGTTTCGTTGGACTCCTTTATCACTGAATATGTCTGCTAGAAATTTGGCTCATCTAGTCATTGAAATTaacagaaaattcagatttCCCCATAAGTATAAatacatcattttaaaatgtctttTAATGTATACGTGAGTTATCTTTCATATTTTTGACGCA from Corythoichthys intestinalis isolate RoL2023-P3 chromosome 5, ASM3026506v1, whole genome shotgun sequence carries:
- the clpxb gene encoding ATP-dependent Clp protease ATP-binding subunit clpX-like, mitochondrial isoform X2, encoding MSCPCTSAARLLLNTAHRGFSCSRLQFYSLSRHGSRDAHLPRLRVRSFSETTICFASKDGPTKDTGSDGGKKSVSEGKRASGSGGSGKGGSQLRCPKCGDPCTHVETFVSSTRFVKCEKCHHFFVVLSETDSKKGLNKEAESAAEAVKLAFAQKPPPPPKKIYAYLDKYVVGQSYAKKVLAVAVYNHYKRIYNNIPAGSRQQVEVEKQPTLTPRELLQIAGISPHGNALGASMQQQTSQQAPQERRGGEVLDSTHADIKLEKSNIILLGPTGSGKTLLAQTLARCLDVPFAICDCTTLTQAGYVGEDIESVIAKLLQDANYSVEKAQQGIVFLDEVDKIGSVPGIHQLRDVGGEGVQQGLLKLLEGTIVNVPEKNSRKLRGETVQVDTTNILFVASGAFNGLDRIISRRKNEKYLGFGTPSNLGKGRRAAAAADLANTSGETDTVAEIEEKDRLLKHVEARDLIEFGMIPEFVGRLPVVVPLHSLDEETLVRILTEPRNAVVPQYQALFSMDKCELNVTQDALKAIARMALERKTGARGLRSIMEKLLLEPMFEVPHSDIMAVELNKEVVQGKVQPRYIRAPAKEQTDDDYDSGMEEENWPRQADAANI
- the clpxb gene encoding ATP-dependent Clp protease ATP-binding subunit clpX-like, mitochondrial isoform X1: MSCPCTSAARLLLNTAHRGFSCSRLQFYSLSRHGSRDAHLPRLRVRSFSETTICFASKDGPTKDTGSDGGKKSVSEGKRASGSGGSGKGGSQLRCPKCGDPCTHVETFVSSTRFVKCEKCHHFFVVLSETDSKKGLNKEAESAAEAVKLAFAQKPPPPPKKIYAYLDKYVVGQSYAKKVLAVAVYNHYKRIYNNIPAGSRQQVEVEKQPTLTPRELEMRRREDEYRFTKLLQIAGISPHGNALGASMQQQTSQQAPQERRGGEVLDSTHADIKLEKSNIILLGPTGSGKTLLAQTLARCLDVPFAICDCTTLTQAGYVGEDIESVIAKLLQDANYSVEKAQQGIVFLDEVDKIGSVPGIHQLRDVGGEGVQQGLLKLLEGTIVNVPEKNSRKLRGETVQVDTTNILFVASGAFNGLDRIISRRKNEKYLGFGTPSNLGKGRRAAAAADLANTSGETDTVAEIEEKDRLLKHVEARDLIEFGMIPEFVGRLPVVVPLHSLDEETLVRILTEPRNAVVPQYQALFSMDKCELNVTQDALKAIARMALERKTGARGLRSIMEKLLLEPMFEVPHSDIMAVELNKEVVQGKVQPRYIRAPAKEQTDDDYDSGMEEENWPRQADAANI